The sequence below is a genomic window from Desulfomicrobium macestii.
AGCATCCAATTGTTTTATGAACAGTTATCAGGCATTGTCGAACATTGAACGGTTCAATGCTTTCTTTCGACATGTGACACAATTCTTCCGCCACCCAGGCCTGTAGGGCCTTATGGATAGATAACCAATGACCGGAAAGAAACGTTCCAAAATCCTGATTGTCGACGACACTGAAGTGAACATCGACATTCTGGTGGAATTTCTCGGCGACACATATGATGTCAGCACGGCACCCGATGGCTTCGCGGCCCTGGAAAGTGTCGCCGCCAATCCCCCCGACCTCATTCTGCTCGACATCATGATGCCCGGACTGGACGGTTTTGGAGTTTGCGCGAAGCTCAAGGGCGATGCGGCAACTTCCGACATTCCGATCATCTTCGTAACCACCCTCTCCGACATGGCCACCGAATCCCGGGGATTTGACCTCGGTGCCGCCGACTTCATCACCAAGCCCTTCAGCAGCGCGGTGGTCAGGGCCAGGGTCAAAAATCACCTCGCCCTGCGCGAAGCTGCCCGGTTCAAGGCAGATGTGGAGCAAATCACGCGGCATGACCTCAACTCTCCCCTGACCACGGTCATTGACCTGCCGCAGCGCATGCTCTCGGACGAAAATCTTTCCAACGGACTGCGCGACATGCTGCAACGCATCGAGGACGCCGGGCGCTCGCTACTGGCCATGACCAATCTCTCCTCCGCGCTCTTCAAGATGGAGCAGGAAGCCTACACCCTGGCTCCCGCGAAAATCGACCTGACCGCCGAGGCACGCAAGGTCCTCTCGGCCCTCGAAGATGCCGCCCGGACGCGCGGCATAAGGCTGCAACTAATCGTCAACGGCGCCGACACCCCCGCCCCAGTTCATTTCATGGGCGAGGAACTGCTCTGCCACTCCTTGATCTGGAACATCGTCGATTGGGCCGTGGAGGCTTCCCCGCAAGAGGACTCCGTTCTGGTGTCCATTGAATCCAAATCATCGAGCTTGATTCGGATCGACATCACCTGCAAGACAGGAGCGCCCCTGGAACTTCGGGATATCTTCTTCGAAAAATACGCATGCGACAAAAAAAGCGGAACCGGGCTCAGGACATATTCCGCTCGGCTTATCGCAAGGACGCACGGCGGGGACGCCATCGTGAGCAGCAAGGACGGCAAGGTCGTGATCAGCATCTTCCTGCCCGCATGATGCATCGCCGATAAAAACCATCGCCCTTCTTCGGCCTCGGAAGGCACGGTCCGCGAACGGGACGCCGGTAAAATCCCGCTCCTGGACATGCGCGGGTTCAAACACGCTTCGATCCCGTCATTCAGGGCAGGCCCCGTTCCCGAAGCAAATGCTCAAAGCGCTTTTTACGTCACGGCCTGGCCAGCGGGCCATTCTTGCTGCATCCCACGCAACAGTCTGATTTCTTCGGCGTATCCCGGCAGTTCGTTCGGCGTTTCCAGATAAAACGGCAGATGCCGCAAGCGCGCATGATTGACGATGCGCCTAAATGCCGCCAGCCCGATATGCCCCTCGCCGATCCGGGCGTGACGATCCTTGCGGCTGCCCCTGG
It includes:
- a CDS encoding hybrid sensor histidine kinase/response regulator, with product MTGKKRSKILIVDDTEVNIDILVEFLGDTYDVSTAPDGFAALESVAANPPDLILLDIMMPGLDGFGVCAKLKGDAATSDIPIIFVTTLSDMATESRGFDLGAADFITKPFSSAVVRARVKNHLALREAARFKADVEQITRHDLNSPLTTVIDLPQRMLSDENLSNGLRDMLQRIEDAGRSLLAMTNLSSALFKMEQEAYTLAPAKIDLTAEARKVLSALEDAARTRGIRLQLIVNGADTPAPVHFMGEELLCHSLIWNIVDWAVEASPQEDSVLVSIESKSSSLIRIDITCKTGAPLELRDIFFEKYACDKKSGTGLRTYSARLIARTHGGDAIVSSKDGKVVISIFLPA